One Burkholderia vietnamiensis LMG 10929 genomic window, GCTGCTCGCCGTGCTGCGCGCGCGCCGCGAGGCGAAGCCGAGCGTGCGCGAGACGCCGTACGAGCCGATGCCGGCCGCGCAGGCGCTCGGCAGCGGACGCTGACGGGAGGCCGCGATGTTCACCGATCTCGGCAGCGACCTGCGCAGCGCGGGCCGTTACCTCGGGCAGGCGTTGCGGCTGATGGTCGGGCTGCCCGACTACGACACCTACGTCGCGCACATGCGCGACACCCATCCGGACCGCGAGCCGATGACCTACGAGGAATTCTTCCGCGAGCGTCAGAACGCGCGGTACGGGTCCGGGGCAGGGAAGTGTTGCTGAACCGGGCCGGCGCAGCCGGCCGGTAGCGGTCCGTCGACGGATCCGAAAGCGCCGCGAAGCGATTCGCGGCGCTTTTTCTTTGCGCGGACGGCGCGCGCGTACCGCGTCGTTTGACCGCGTTCGGCGCCGCGCGCGCGGCCGGCCGGTATCATAGGGCTCCGCCTTTTCCGATGAATCCGCGCAGGAGAATCCGTCGTGCATGCCGGTGAGCGTTTCAACAGTATTTCCCATCTCGTCGGCGCGGTGCTGTCGATCGCAGGGCTCGTCGCACTGGTGACGATGGGCGCGCTCGACCACGACCCGTACAAGATCGTGAGCTTCAGCGTGTACGGCGCGATGCTGATCCTGCTCTACGCGATTTCGACGCTGTACCACAGCGTACGCAAGCCGCGGCTCAAGGCGATCCTGCAGAAGTGCGATCACGCGGCCATCTACCTGCTGATCGCGGGCAGCTACACGCCGTTCACGCTCGTCACGCTGCGCGGCCCGTGGGGCTGGTCGCTGTTCGGCGTGAGCTGGGGGCTCGCCGCCTTCGGCATCGCGCAGGAACTGACGCTGGGGCGGCGCACGCGCATCGTGTCGATGGTGCTGTACGTGCTGATGGGCTGGCTCGCGCTCGTCGCGATCCGTCCGCTCGTGCATGCGCTGCCGCCGGTGGGCACCGTGTGGCTCGTGGCCGGCGGCATCATCTACAGCGTGGGCATCTACTTCTTCATCAACGACGAGCGCATTCGTCACGGGCACGGCATCTGGCATCTGTTCGTGCTGGCCGGCAGCCTGTGCCAGTTCGTCAGCGTCGCGATGTATGTCGCGTGAGCGCAACCGGGACGGCGTGCGTCACGCGCGCCCGTCCGCCGGCGCCGCGCTGCGCAGCGCGTTGAACCCGGCCCAGCCCCAGTAGACGCGATGATGCGCGATCAGCCCGTCGCGCAGGTCCATCACTTCGACGAGATCGACCTGATCGCCGTCCGGCGTGGCGCGCGGATATTCCCATATCAGTTGCCGTCCGTTCGAAAAGAACTGGTCGGTGCGGTACCAGCGTCCGAGCTGGTTTCGCGGATCGCGCAGGCCGGCCGCGAAGAATGCGGCGATCGCCGTCTTGCCGTGGAGCACACCTGACCCGTGCTCGGGCAGCGTGACGACGATCAGCGGCGTTTCGAGTATCGCGTCGGGCGCATACAGCGCCATCAGCGCGTCGAGGTCGCGCGCGACGACGGCGGCGTGCCAGTCGTGATGGATGCGCTGCGCGTGGGTATCGGTATCGGTCATCGCGGGCTGCTTCAGGTGTGGATAACGACGCGACTGTACCGATCCGCCGCCGCCGGATGTTTCACCGCGAGCCGAAACGTCGATGCGCCGCGCTCAGCCGGCCAGCGCTTCGAGGTTCAGCGAATGCGAGTGGCCGATCCACACCGCGCTGTCGCGATGGTCGCGCAGTTCGTCGTCGGTGTTCGGGTGTAGCAGGATGTCGAGCTTGCCGTGATTGAGCACGAGCCACGGCACGATCTCGTCGAAGCGCGCGGCACCGAACGCGATCTGGTACGACCACGCGGGATGCGGGCCGACGAGACGTTCATGAAAGCGGCCGAGCTCGACGCTCGCGCCGAACCGCTCGTCGATGACGGCGCGCAGCGCCCACGCGGCGTCGCGGCTCGCGGCGTCGAAGTAGACGTGGGCATGCCAGCTGACGATGGCGGCGGGGTCGATGATGGCCATGGTAGTGCTCGGGAAATGAATGCGCGCAGAGGTTGCGGGATGCGACCGGTGCGCAATTATCGCGCGACCTCGACGCGCGGGTATCGTCACCGCGCGCCGATTCGGCCCGGAAGATTGTCGCGCATCAGACGCGGCGCGTTCGCTCGCTGAGACGTTGCGCGGGCGTGCCGGTGCATCCGGCATCGCGCCGCCGCATATCGCGCCGGCCCACCGGCGGAGGCAATCTCCGCCGCAATAGATCGTTTCGGAAACTGCAAGAGCGCTCTGCGCGCCGGTTCGCAGTTCCGCGAAGACGCGATCATGTCATTGAACGCATTAAGGAAATGAGGGCCGGGCGGCAGCGGTAAGCGGCATGGCGCGCGCTTCGATTTCGCCGCCGAAAATGTCCATTGCGAAATCGGCTATTCAAGCGCACGGCCGTGCGCAATACGATTATCGGGCCGCATCGACACCGATGATCGATGCGTACGCAACCATCTGGAGGCCAATATGCGATCCCTCGTTTCCCTTGCTGCTCTGTCCGTCACGCTTGCCGCGGTGCCGGCCGCGAGCTTTGCTCAATCCGTCAACACCGCGTGGCAGCCGAACGTCGTGCCGCTGACGTGGTCTGCGGCGCGTGCCGAGACCGACGTGCAATTGCAGCAGATGGCGCGCGCTGGCTTTTCGGCAACGATGGCCGGCAACCAGAACTATCCGCAGGCGATGCAGCGCGCGCTCGAACGCGTGAAGAACCCGGTGCCCGACCGCTCGCGCGAAGAGAAGATGGCGATGGAAGCGCGCGCCGCCAGCGCCGCGCGCAGCGGCCATCCGGTGCAGGCGTTCTTCGTGAAGACCGCGTACTACCTGAAGGGCGAGAACACGTTCTGACGCGCGCGGCGTGCGGCGTGCGGCGTGCGGCGTGCGGCGTGCGGCGTGCGGCGAGCGCCCAGCCCCCAGCGCCATTCAGCGGCCCGCTATGCGCCGCCGCGGCGCACGGGCCGGCGCTGCCGTCAGCGTGATGTGCCGCAGCGGCGCGTCGCCGCCGCGAGCATGCAAAAAAACGAGGGCGCCCCGGAGCAATCCGGGGCGCCCTCGTCGTGCGGGCGATGCGGGCCGGGCCCGCGTCGTTGCGAGCCGCTCGTCAGGCCGCCGTTGCCGGCTTCGCCGGCTTCTGCAGCTTACCCTTGCCGGCGCGCTGGATTTCCTCGAGCTTGATCTCGACGTGGCGCGAGAACACGTACTCGGCCGGGCGTTGCTTCGCGATCGAGATGTCCGGCGCGAACGGGCCGTCCGTCTTGATCCCCTTCTGGCTGACGCGCAGCGCCTTCAGCGGATGCGCGATCGTGTCCATCACGGCGGTCGCTTCGAAGCCGCAGTGGACCATGCAGTCCGCGCACTTCTCGTAGTTGCCGACGCCGTAGTTGTCCCAGTTGGTGTCTTCCATCAGTTCCTTGAAGGTCTTCACGTAACCTTCGCCGACCAGATAGCACGGCTTCTGCCAGCCGAACACGGTACGCGCCGGGTTGCCCCACGGCGTGCACTTGTACGTCTGGTTGCCGGCCAGGAAGTCGAGGAACAGCGACGACTGGCTGAACGACCAGCGCTTGCCGCCTTCGCCGCGCTTCAGGATTTCGCGGAACAGGTTCTTCGTCTTGTCGCGGTTCAGGAAGTGCTGCTGATCCGGCGCGCGCTCGTATGCGTAGCCCGGCGACACGGTGATGCCGTCGACGCCGATCGGCCCCAGCGTATCGAAGAACTTCGCGACGCGCTCGGGGATCGCGTCGTTGAACAGCGTGCAGTTGATGTTCACGCGGAAGCCGCGGCGCTTCGCTTCCTTGATCGCCGCGACCGCCTTCTCGTACACGCCGTCCTGCGACACGGAATGGTCGTGCATCTCCTTGTCGCCGTCGAGGTGGACCGACCAGACGAAGTACGGATTCGGCTGGTAGTCGTCCATCTTCTTTTCCATCAGGAGCGCGTTCGTGCACAGGTACACGAATTTCTTGCGCTTCATGATGCCCTTGACGATTTCCGGCATCTCCTTGTGGAGCAGCGGCTCGCCGCCGGCGATCGACACGATCGGCGCGCCGCATTCGTCGACGGCGTGCAGGCATTCCTCGACCGACAGACGCTGGTTCAGGATCGGGTCCGGATAGTCGATCTTGCCGCAGCCGTTACAGGCGAGGTTGCAGCGGAACAGCGGCTCGAGCATCAGCGCGAGCGGGTAGCGTTTGTTGCCGGACAGGTGTTGGCGCATGATGTATGCGCCGACGCGGACTTGCTGGAGCAGCGGAATAGACAAGAGTTGTCCTCCTTAAACTTCGCGGGCGACAGCTTGCATGAGCTTCGCCGGCAACTTGAACTCGACT contains:
- a CDS encoding nuclear transport factor 2 family protein → MTDTDTHAQRIHHDWHAAVVARDLDALMALYAPDAILETPLIVVTLPEHGSGVLHGKTAIAAFFAAGLRDPRNQLGRWYRTDQFFSNGRQLIWEYPRATPDGDQVDLVEVMDLRDGLIAHHRVYWGWAGFNALRSAAPADGRA
- a CDS encoding YbdD/YjiX family protein; the protein is MFTDLGSDLRSAGRYLGQALRLMVGLPDYDTYVAHMRDTHPDREPMTYEEFFRERQNARYGSGAGKCC
- the hpnH gene encoding adenosyl-hopene transferase HpnH codes for the protein MSIPLLQQVRVGAYIMRQHLSGNKRYPLALMLEPLFRCNLACNGCGKIDYPDPILNQRLSVEECLHAVDECGAPIVSIAGGEPLLHKEMPEIVKGIMKRKKFVYLCTNALLMEKKMDDYQPNPYFVWSVHLDGDKEMHDHSVSQDGVYEKAVAAIKEAKRRGFRVNINCTLFNDAIPERVAKFFDTLGPIGVDGITVSPGYAYERAPDQQHFLNRDKTKNLFREILKRGEGGKRWSFSQSSLFLDFLAGNQTYKCTPWGNPARTVFGWQKPCYLVGEGYVKTFKELMEDTNWDNYGVGNYEKCADCMVHCGFEATAVMDTIAHPLKALRVSQKGIKTDGPFAPDISIAKQRPAEYVFSRHVEIKLEEIQRAGKGKLQKPAKPATAA
- the trhA gene encoding PAQR family membrane homeostasis protein TrhA, whose protein sequence is MHAGERFNSISHLVGAVLSIAGLVALVTMGALDHDPYKIVSFSVYGAMLILLYAISTLYHSVRKPRLKAILQKCDHAAIYLLIAGSYTPFTLVTLRGPWGWSLFGVSWGLAAFGIAQELTLGRRTRIVSMVLYVLMGWLALVAIRPLVHALPPVGTVWLVAGGIIYSVGIYFFINDERIRHGHGIWHLFVLAGSLCQFVSVAMYVA
- a CDS encoding DOPA 4,5-dioxygenase family protein, coding for MAIIDPAAIVSWHAHVYFDAASRDAAWALRAVIDERFGASVELGRFHERLVGPHPAWSYQIAFGAARFDEIVPWLVLNHGKLDILLHPNTDDELRDHRDSAVWIGHSHSLNLEALAG